In Candida orthopsilosis Co 90-125, chromosome 4 draft sequence, a single genomic region encodes these proteins:
- a CDS encoding Utp8 protein (essential protein involved in tRNA export from the nucleus and ribosomal small subunit biogenesis; similar to C. parapsilosis CPAR2_503980 and C. albicans UTP8) — MSSPQLTDQYPILSLPRVNDVPLPQKLVIPQLRLTDASSTSTFSSSIVDMGVSNSMLASYITKPSPKLLWSYSIKPTVSIACIDVWQATTKKLYVVGLEERKKSRILVVETENGTTEDGNFSIRTVNEKELAIGKDKVVAVKFLSESEIAVVCQTGSARIVKYDNELTFGDRYQSEGNVIYSTFITDLEDLLLLTISQTKSSLTYNLISVSASKIIPVQSHQTKPINAAFAYNSGILYQYHDGVIDSITITNFHIQKTVSVTYIVNTDELVSIASPAPDRILLGNANMIYLLNFKFEAIISEFKSVSSSSNPVPDKVYINQVAPVKGSSQSTQVTRGYYVNLKNKDNNVYLNVIDINVGLNKLNECLGKSIEKKPENFSQIVDLYSDNTFSVKASSDELDQVYQGLKQACNAKDVNKWESILIPYLKNHKSWQEIKKSKPKTKTYQFKEFDVESDRIVDINFINSIFDLIFTTNPLQFNDPEFIPEYTLMYLLTNPIYPKAYTTNLVQLLHNTGNITLLKQAIKTCCNIPLDDLLTQFVTTEDTDVFTELINRIVSDFAVTEVTTNLKPITSQYSTDIIALINKILSTSNTKGWILIEILVDINGLFNWSQENVSRLDQIIDAKLANLAINAYNLTLIDQVQLKKNQLKKSKDMSANGVLTITDQTQLNKKVESDLNEEVPLYSIERLEI, encoded by the coding sequence CACTTCCGCAAAAACTAGTCATTCCTCAACTCCGCTTGACTGATGCATCCTCAACCTCaactttctcttcttcaatcGTCGATATGGGTGTACTGAATTCGATGCTTGCTTCATACATAACCAAACCCAGTCCGAAATTGTTATGGTCTTATTCGATAAAACCTACTGTTTCCATTGCATGTATCGATGTTTGGCAAGCAACTACGAAGAAGTTGTATGTTGTTGGGCTTgaagagagaaagaaatcACGAATCTTGGTGGTTGAGACTGAAAATGGCACAACTGAAGATGGTAACTTTCTGATACGTACagtgaatgaaaaagaattggcTATTGGAAAAGACAAGGTTGTTGCTGTCAAGTTTCTTTCTGAATCCGAGATTGCTGTTGTATGCCAAACTGGATCAGCTCGTATTGTCAAATATGACAATGAACTTACCTTTGGAGACAGGTACCAAAGTGAAGGAAATGTCATTTATAGTACATTCATCACAGACTTAGAAGATCTTTTACTATTGACCATatcacaaacaaaatcCTCATTAACCTACAATCTCATCTCAGTCAGCGCGTCGAAAATAATTCCAGTTCAATCGCATCAAACCAAGCCCATTAACGCTGCATTTGCCTACAATTCAGGTATACTATACCAATATCATGATGGTGTCATTGACTCAATCacaatcaccaatttcCATATCCAAAAAACAGTTTCAGTTACATATATTGTCAATACCGATGAACTCgtttcaattgcatcacCAGCACCTGATCGTATCTTGTTAGGAAATGCAAACATGATTTACCTTTTGaacttcaaatttgaagcTATCATATCCGAGTTCAAATCAGTTTCAAGCTCATCGAACCCGGTTCCTGATAAAGTGTACATAAACCAAGTAGCTCCAGTTAAAGGTTCATCACAATCGACTCAGGTAACTAGAGGATATTAtgtcaatttgaagaataaGGATAACAATGTCTATTTGAATGTGATTGATATCAATGTTggattgaataaattgaatgaatgCCTTGGTAAGtctattgaaaagaagCCAGAAAATTTCAGccaaattgttgacttgTACAGTGACAACACTTTCTCCGTCAAAGCGTCTTCAGATGAACTTGACCAAGTATACCAAGGCTTGAAACAAGCCTGCAATGCAAAAGATGTAAATAAATGGGAATCTATCCTCATtccatatttgaaaaaccaCAAATCTTGgcaagaaatcaaaaaatccAAACCAAAGACAAAAACGTATCaatttaaagaatttgacGTGGAAAGCGATcgtattgttgatattaATTTTATAAATTCCATTTTCGATCTCATTTTTACAACAAATCCGTTACAATTTAACGATCCTGAGTTTATTCCCGAGTACACTTTAATGTACTTGCTCACTAATCCAATCTACCCAAAAGCATACACCACCAACCTTGTTCAACTCTTGCACAATACTGGTAACATCACCCTACTCAAACAGGCGATCAAGACATGTTGCAATATCCCCTTGGATGATTTGCTTACGCAGTTTGTCACCACTGAAGACACAGACGTTTTTACAGAGTTGATCAATCGTATTGTTTCTGATTTTGCTGTTACGGAAGTCACCACCAACTTGAAACCAATAACATCGCAATACTCAACCGATATAATTGCtttaatcaacaagattcTATCCACATCAAATACCAAAGGTTGGATCCtaattgaaattcttgttgatatcaatggattattcaattggagTCAAGAAAATGTATCACGATTGGATCAAATTATTGATGCCAAATTGGCCAATCTTGCTATTAATGCCTATAATTTGACattaattgatcaagtgcaattgaaaaagaatcaattaaaAAAGAGCAAAGATATGTCTGCTAATGGTGTGTTGACAATTACTGATCAAACgcaattgaacaagaaggTAGAATCTGATTTGAATGAGGAGGTTCCATTGTATTCTATAGAGAGATTAGAAATATAG